From one Streptomyces sp. Q6 genomic stretch:
- a CDS encoding glycosyltransferase family 4 protein → MPQHVPSSLRTASPPGAQRLPAGPPPPRRIVFLAHRDLGNPAAGGSELLVDRLADGLTRQGHQVTLLCGGPAAYRDYRVVSAGGQAGHYLRARSAFARQVGDCDLLVEVCNGMPYLAPLWHHGPTLCLVNHVHTDLWRMRLRGPLAPAAHLGRRLEHWALSGVAQRRNLLVAVSPSTANALHGIGVDPARIRLVPNGVEEPGPRADRSPEPLFLAMGRLVEYKRIDLLLRLWERVRPVTGGRLVIVGDGPEGARLRQLAGAGVEFAGHVSEADKHRLLCEAWLLLHPSAVEGWGLVITEAAARGTPAVGFDVPGVRDSVEDGVTGLLAHGDSSFAAAWCTLALSTHRRELMGKAAEERASAYRWAHSVRQFRSVAAEAVRGWAP, encoded by the coding sequence ATGCCCCAGCACGTGCCTTCGTCGCTGCGCACCGCGTCCCCACCCGGCGCGCAGCGGCTTCCGGCAGGTCCCCCACCACCGCGCCGGATCGTGTTCCTCGCCCACCGCGACCTGGGCAACCCGGCCGCGGGCGGGTCCGAACTGCTCGTCGACCGGCTCGCCGACGGGCTGACGCGCCAGGGTCACCAGGTGACGCTGCTGTGCGGCGGGCCGGCCGCGTACCGCGACTACCGCGTGGTGTCGGCGGGCGGCCAGGCCGGCCACTACCTGCGCGCACGCTCGGCGTTCGCCCGTCAGGTCGGCGACTGCGATCTGCTGGTCGAGGTCTGCAACGGCATGCCGTACCTGGCGCCGCTGTGGCACCACGGCCCGACGCTCTGCCTGGTCAACCACGTCCACACGGACCTGTGGCGGATGCGGCTGCGCGGGCCGCTGGCGCCCGCGGCCCACCTCGGCCGAAGACTTGAGCACTGGGCCCTGTCCGGGGTCGCCCAGCGCCGCAATCTGCTCGTCGCCGTCTCGCCGTCGACGGCGAACGCCCTGCACGGCATCGGTGTGGACCCGGCGCGCATCCGCCTCGTCCCGAACGGGGTCGAGGAGCCGGGCCCGCGCGCCGACCGGTCCCCCGAGCCGCTCTTCCTGGCGATGGGCCGGCTCGTCGAGTACAAGCGGATCGATCTGCTCCTGCGGCTGTGGGAGCGGGTGCGTCCGGTGACCGGCGGTCGCCTGGTGATCGTCGGCGACGGTCCGGAAGGCGCCCGACTGCGTCAACTGGCGGGTGCCGGAGTCGAGTTCGCGGGCCATGTCTCCGAGGCCGACAAGCACCGGCTGCTGTGCGAGGCGTGGCTGCTGCTGCACCCGTCGGCCGTCGAGGGATGGGGTCTGGTGATCACGGAGGCGGCGGCCCGCGGCACGCCAGCGGTCGGCTTCGACGTGCCCGGCGTGCGCGACTCCGTCGAGGACGGCGTCACCGGCCTGCTCGCCCACGGCGACTCGTCGTTCGCGGCGGCCTGGTGCACCCTCGCCCTGTCCACGCACCGCCGCGAGCTCATGGGCAAGGCGGCGGAGGAGCGCGCGTCGGCGTACCGCTGGGCGCACTCCGTACGGCAGTTCAGAAGCGTGGCCGCGGAGGCGGTGAGGGGCTGGGCGCCGTGA
- a CDS encoding class I SAM-dependent methyltransferase: MTAAGFRDPSPRRSLTLFRAFLREQRDPEACYALLARDAADQVEAYGKVAGKVVVDVGGGSGHFTREFRARGATGILFEPDTGELGPRPPAATVVADGYLLPLADGSADVTFSSNVLEHVADRDTFLSELVRVTRPGGLIYVSFTNWFSPWGGHEWAPWHYLGAERAQARYRRRTGKAPKHTLGENLFAHHIGPTLRHVRARDDVSVVSARSRYWPFLTEAVARVPGVREFATWNLLLILRRCPP; the protein is encoded by the coding sequence GTGACCGCGGCCGGGTTCAGGGACCCGTCGCCGCGCCGTTCCCTCACGCTCTTCCGCGCGTTCCTGCGCGAGCAGCGCGACCCCGAGGCGTGCTACGCGCTGCTCGCCAGGGACGCCGCCGACCAGGTGGAGGCGTACGGGAAGGTGGCCGGGAAGGTCGTCGTGGACGTCGGCGGCGGCAGCGGGCACTTCACCCGCGAGTTCCGGGCGCGCGGCGCCACGGGCATCCTCTTCGAGCCGGACACCGGCGAGCTGGGCCCGCGGCCGCCGGCGGCGACGGTCGTGGCGGACGGCTATCTGCTGCCGCTGGCCGACGGGTCGGCGGACGTCACGTTCTCCTCGAACGTCCTGGAGCACGTCGCCGACCGCGACACGTTCCTGAGCGAGCTCGTCCGGGTCACGCGTCCGGGCGGCCTGATCTACGTCTCGTTCACCAACTGGTTCTCACCCTGGGGCGGCCACGAGTGGGCGCCCTGGCACTACCTGGGCGCCGAGCGCGCGCAGGCCCGCTACCGGCGCCGCACGGGCAAGGCCCCCAAGCACACGCTGGGCGAGAACCTCTTCGCCCATCACATCGGGCCCACGCTGCGCCATGTCCGCGCCCGCGACGACGTGAGCGTCGTCTCGGCGCGCTCCCGCTACTGGCCGTTCCTCACCGAGGCGGTCGCGCGGGTGCCCGGGGTGCGCGAGTTCGCCACCTGGAACCTTCTCCTCATCCTCAGGCGGTGTCCCCCATGA